In Candidatus Methylomirabilota bacterium, the genomic window GCTGAAGGCGCGGAGCGGGAGCTCGCCACGGAGGTCGGCATGAAGAAGATCGAGGCGGTGATCAAGCCGTTCAAGCTCGATGATGTCAAGGAGGCGTTGAACGAGCTGGGGGTGGTGGGCATGACCGTCACCGAGGTACGCGGCTTCGGCCGGCAGAAGGGGCACACCGAGCTGTACCGCGGCTCCGAGTACACCATCGACTTCCTGCCCAAGGTGAAGGTCGAGGTGGTCGTGCCCGACCACCTGGTGGACAAGGTCGTCTCGGTCATCTGCCAGTCGGCCAAGACCGGCTCCATCGGCGACGGCAAGGTGTTCGTGCTGTCCATGGGCGAGGCCATCCGCATCCGCACCGGCGAGAAGGGCGAGGCCGCGATCTAGGGCTGAGAGGTGGCGGGCGGGCCGGGCGGGCGACCGATGGCATTCAGCCGTCGAAATCTGCAAGGCTCTATCTAATGCGGGGGCCCAGAAATGGCCCCCGCACTCCCCCAGTCGGCGGTCGGCCGGGTGCGGATGGCGGACAACCGTGGGCCGTCGACGTGAATGGCCCCCGCACTCCCCCGGTCGGCGGTCGGCCGGGTGCGGATGGCGGACAACCGCGAGCCGTCGACCTGCATGGCCCCCGCACTCCCCCGGTCGGCGGTCGGCCGGGTGCGGATGGCGGACAACCGCGGGCCGTCGACCTGCATGGCCCCCGCACTCCCCCGGTCGGCGGTCG contains:
- a CDS encoding P-II family nitrogen regulator — protein: MKKIEAVIKPFKLDDVKEALNELGVVGMTVTEVRGFGRQKGHTELYRGSEYTIDFLPKVKVEVVVPDHLVDKVVSVICQSAKTGSIGDGKVFVLSMGEAIRIRTGEKGEAAI